A segment of the Halovivax limisalsi genome:
CCATCCTCGACCTCAACCTGACGAGCGTCGTCCACTGCTCGCACCTGGCCGGCGCGGTCATGCGCGAGGGCGACGGCGGGGCGATCGTCAACCTCTCGAGCGTGAACGGCCAGCACGCCGCACCCGGCGAGAGCCACTACGGCGCGGCGAAGGCGGCGATCATCCGCCTGACGGAGACCCTGGCGGTCGAGTGGGCGGGCGACGGCGTCCGGGTCAACTGCGTGGCGCCGGGACTGATCCAGACGCCCGGCGTCGCGGAGACGTACGGTATCGGCGACGAGGCCATGCCGCCGCGCGAGGAGGCCGACCGCCGCATCGGCCATCCCGAGGAGGTCGCGGATATCGTCCGGTTCCTCGTCAGCCCCGCCGCCTCGCTGATAAACGGGGAGACGATCACGGCGAAGGGCGTCCCGCCGGCGGGCAACGCCATGTCGAGCGACGACCTGGGACTCGACACCTGAGCGGGCCGGAGACGGCGGACGGTCCGGACGAGGATCGTCAGCCGTCGCGCGACTGCGCTCGCACTACCTTTTCCCCGTTCGTCGTCCAAGGGCGCCCATGAACGTGACCGTACTCGCGACGGGCGGGACGATCGCGAGCACCGCGGACGGGGACGGGGCCGGCGCGAGTCCGACGAAGCGCGGCCGGGAGCTGATCGAGGCCGTTCCGCCGCTTTCGGACCTGGCCGAGGTGGCCGTCGAAGACGTCGTCCAGGTACCGAGTTACGAGATGGATCGCGAGTCGCTCGAAGCGATCGGCGAGCGGGTGAGAGCGCTCGACGCGGACCCGTCGGTCGACGCCGTCGTCGTGACCCACGGCACCGACACGATGGAGGAGACCGCCTACTACCTGGACGTGACCGTCCAGCCGGAGACGCCCGTCCTCCTGACCGGCGCCCAGCGACGGCCCGACGAGGTGAGCGCGGACGGGCCGTCGAACCTCCTGACGGCGGTCCGGACCGCGCGGGCGTTCCGCGAGCGCGAGGGCGCGACCGGCGGCGCCTTCGTCGCGTTCGCCGAGACCGTTCACTCGGCGCGTGCGGTCCGGAAGGTACACACCTCGCGACTCGCCGCGTTCCGTTCGCCCGGCCGCGGGCCGGTCGCCGTCGTCGACCGCGACGGCGTGGCGATCCGCCGCCGACCCCGGAGCGAGGCGCATCCCGTCCCCGCGACCTCGCTTTCTCCCACGGTCGTCGCCGTCACGAGCACCAGCGGCGCGGACGACACGCTCGCCCGGGCCGCGATCGACCGCGGCGTCGACGGCATCGTCGTCGAGGGAACGGGCCTCGGCAACGCGACTGCCCCCGTCGGCGACGCGGTCGGGTCGGCGATCGAAGACGGGATTCCGGTCGTCGTCACGTCTCGCTGCCTCGCCGGTCGAACGTCGCCGGTCTACGGCGGCGACGGCGGCGGGCAGGCCCTTCGCGATCACGGGGCGATCTTCGCCGGCGACCTCGCGGCGGGGAAGGCCCGGCTCAGGCTCTCGCTCGCGATCGCGGCGGCCGGGCGGGCGCTCGACGACGCGGCTGCCGAGCGCGAAATGGACGATCCGACCGACGAGCGCGAGTGGATTCGCGACGCGTTCGCCGGTCCGCGCGAGGGAGCGGTCGGGACGAACGCCTAGACGTAGTCGGTCTCGCTCTCGTAGACCGACGGGTCGTCCCGAAATTTCTCGGCGATCGTCTCGAGCGTGACGAATTCGGCGTCGTCGTGACCCTTCACGTACCGGATGAAGTCCTCGAGGAGCGGGATCATGTGCGGGAGGCCGTGGATGTCCGGGTGGATGGTGAAGGTGTAGACGCCGGCGCCGCGGCGCTCGGCGAGGAAGTCGAACTGGCTCTTGTAGTACTGTTCGTACATCATCTCGGGGTCCTTGTACCCGGCGTGGTAGATCGGCTGCTTGATGAACAGCATCGGCGGGATGTCGTCGCGGTACCAGCTGATCGGGATCTCGACGACGTCGGTCTCCTCGCCGTACTCGTAGGGCGTCATCCAGGTCTCCGGGTCCTCCTCGTAGTCGATCTTCGCCCAGCTGTCGCCCTCGCGCATCCAGCCCGGTTCGAACATGCGCTCCATCAGACTGCTGTCGTAGTCGAAGCCGTGCGTCCGGACGAGTTCCGGCGTGTGCTCGCTGAACTCCCACCACGACGCCCGGTGGCCGGCGGGGGCGCTTCCGGTGACCTCCTCGATCAGTTCGATCGAGACCGCGAGGATCTCGTCTTCCTGCTCGCGCGAGAGGTCGGTCGGGTTCTCGTGAGAGTAGCCGTGAACGCCGAGTTCGTGTCCGTCGGCGGCGACCGCCTCGATCTCGTCGCGGAACGTCTCCAGCGTGTGACCGGGGACGTACCACGACGTGTCGATTCCCTCCTCGGCGAACAGCGTCCGCAGCCGCGGGATGCCCTCGTTGCCGGCCGAAATACCCCGCGAGAGGTCGGCGGGCGAGTCCGCCCCGCCGTAGGAACCGAGCCAGCCGGCGACGCAGTCCGCGTCGACTCCGATCGCGACGTCGATATCTCCCATTGTCGGGCGATCCTCCCACGGCCGGCGACAAAACGGCCGTTGGGCGCGGTCGTGAGAGTCTCCGCACGCGACTGAAAGAGACGGACGATCCGCCGGTTCGGACCGAACCGGACCGGCGGTTCAGGACCCGCCGGTCGCCGCGTCGTCGTGCGTCACCGTCACGCCCTCGGTCGCGGACCGGGTCGGCGACGGATCGGTCTCGGTCT
Coding sequences within it:
- a CDS encoding SDR family NAD(P)-dependent oxidoreductase gives rise to the protein MHEPDFGVAGETAIVTGASRGIGRSIAETLAAGGANVAICSRSMDRIGPVADAIDESEADGSALAVECDVRDRDAVEDLVDETVEAFGDIDVLVNNAGGEFVAPFEDISQNGWETILDLNLTSVVHCSHLAGAVMREGDGGAIVNLSSVNGQHAAPGESHYGAAKAAIIRLTETLAVEWAGDGVRVNCVAPGLIQTPGVAETYGIGDEAMPPREEADRRIGHPEEVADIVRFLVSPAASLINGETITAKGVPPAGNAMSSDDLGLDT
- a CDS encoding asparaginase codes for the protein MNVTVLATGGTIASTADGDGAGASPTKRGRELIEAVPPLSDLAEVAVEDVVQVPSYEMDRESLEAIGERVRALDADPSVDAVVVTHGTDTMEETAYYLDVTVQPETPVLLTGAQRRPDEVSADGPSNLLTAVRTARAFREREGATGGAFVAFAETVHSARAVRKVHTSRLAAFRSPGRGPVAVVDRDGVAIRRRPRSEAHPVPATSLSPTVVAVTSTSGADDTLARAAIDRGVDGIVVEGTGLGNATAPVGDAVGSAIEDGIPVVVTSRCLAGRTSPVYGGDGGGQALRDHGAIFAGDLAAGKARLRLSLAIAAAGRALDDAAAEREMDDPTDEREWIRDAFAGPREGAVGTNA
- a CDS encoding polysaccharide deacetylase family protein → MGDIDVAIGVDADCVAGWLGSYGGADSPADLSRGISAGNEGIPRLRTLFAEEGIDTSWYVPGHTLETFRDEIEAVAADGHELGVHGYSHENPTDLSREQEDEILAVSIELIEEVTGSAPAGHRASWWEFSEHTPELVRTHGFDYDSSLMERMFEPGWMREGDSWAKIDYEEDPETWMTPYEYGEETDVVEIPISWYRDDIPPMLFIKQPIYHAGYKDPEMMYEQYYKSQFDFLAERRGAGVYTFTIHPDIHGLPHMIPLLEDFIRYVKGHDDAEFVTLETIAEKFRDDPSVYESETDYV